A genomic segment from Cryptococcus gattii WM276 chromosome J, complete sequence encodes:
- a CDS encoding uncharacterized protein (Similar to TIGR gene model, INSD accession AAW43370.1), translating to MIRQKIKQVFGQYDSQDSGKFSPLAPFGPYVDPFYISPATTVRLSRGSEDYRTPPAGFQLSTPPRRSYSHRKSYSSPPGSQNSSIAPLLPYSSLSDLTPTRFTCPYQTFTVTRSHSSGYEIVNEPTSSTLNISALSPTETVTSIPETPLHTPTVEVPFFTPLDVDRVRSIVEQSKETDGIDTGSSTGASLHSKDQVFIVPEITITGDNKPGTQQSLYALNDFGWLLDYIGVDRPLSHFPPSVSSEASLDPSQVKAIELFIKSARNTLARSGSKLGIKDPRLTATNGVHIIDMLKELEKFFHHDGSICTDGETTHRDDMTYNKLPSHAGPLDVPVSMFDSTICMSTTLSPKKPQKFRQLPYANLTMSPPQYKTQRNIKEKGKAECIENEDGFVEIVLDSDKSIIDETAIVIDSYDTVAFLESSERFVKRPRPPVPVQSIRVSQWPRVFDTQYLSRPTEWKSYQMEVAPAPRSAESDIAPGPFRPTRRQSPVPTICFILGFFMPFLWIIGGWLINPSKPRPRPAFIDFETGVSFVLPGTNVEETKYPWYTHSHPMVRACRYAVIVGTPSIILMVITLIIMFTVVH from the exons ATGATCCGCCAGAAAATCAAGCAGGTTTTTGGTCAATACGACTCTCAAGACAGTGGAAAGTTCTCGCCGTTGGCACCCTTTGGCCCCTACGTTGATCCATTCTACATATCCCCAGCCACCACTGTGCGACTCTCACGAGGCAGTGAGGACTATCGAACACCTCCAGCTGGGTTTCAATTGAGCACCCCCCCTCGGCGATCTTACTCTCATCGCAAAAGCTATTCTTCCCCCCCAGGCAGTCAAAATTCATCTATCGCACCTCTCTTGCCGTACAGCAGCCTATCTGACCTTACTCCCACCAGGTTCACCTGTCCTTATCAGACCTTCACCGTCACTCGAAGTCACTCGAGTGGCTATGAGATAGTCAACGAACCGACCTCTTCTACTCTTAACATCTCGGCGCTTTCACCTACTGAAACTGTTACCTCAATCCCGGAGACTCCACTCCATACGCCTACGGTAGAAGTCCCGTTCTTCACCCCTCTTGATGTCGATCGGGTCCGATCCATCGTTGAACAATCCAAGGAAACTGATGGAATCGATACCGGTTCTAGCACAGGTGCTTCTCTTCACAGTAAAGATCAAGTGTTCATCGTCCCCGAGATCACTATTACCGGTGATAACAAGCCTGGAACTCAGCAGAGCCTTTACGCCTTAAATGATTTTGGCTGGCTTCTTGATTACATTGGTGTCGATCGGCCTCTTTCCCACTTCCCCCCTTCTGTTTCAAGCGAAGCTTCATTGGACCCTTCCCAGGTCAAGGCCATCGAGCTATTCATCAAGTCTGCCAGGAACACTCTCGCTAGATCTGGATCCAAGTTGGGAATTAAGGATCCCCGCTTGACTGCTACGAATGGAGTACATATCATCGATATGCTCAAGGAGCTCGAAAAGTTTTTTCATCATGACGGCTCGATTTGCACTGACGGTGAGACCACCCATCGAGATGATATGACGTACAACAAGTTGCCTTCCCACGCCGGTCCGCTTGATGTGCCTGTTTCCATGTTTGACAGCACGATCTGCATGTCTACGACTCTCTCTCCGAAGAAGCCACAGAAATTTCGGCAACTGCCATACGCAAACTTGACCATGTCACCACCACAATACAAGACCCAAAGAAATATCAAGGAAAAGGGGAAAGCCGAGTGTATCGAAAACGAGGACGGGTTTGTTGAGATCGTGCTTGATTCTGACAAA AGCATCATAGATGAGACCGCCATCGTCATCGACTCTTATGACACAGTTGCCTTCTTGGAATCTTCTGAACGTTTCGTAAAACGACCTCGCCCTCCCGTACCTGTCCAATCCATCCGCGTCTCGCAATGGCCTCGGGTTTTCGATACCCAATATCTCTCTCGGCCCACTGAATGGAAATCATACCAGATGGAAGTCGCTCCCGCACCTCGTTCCGCTGAATCAGATATTGCCCCCGGGCCTTTTCGACCGACCCGTCGACAATCTCCTGTCCCCACGATATGTTTCATCCTAGGATTCTTTATGCCTTTCCTTTGGATCATTGGTGGATGGCTCATTAACCCCTCGAAACCACGGCCCAGACCGGCATTTATTGATTTTGAGACCGGCGTATCTTTCGTACTTCCCGGAACCAATGTCGAGGAGACTAAATACCCTTGGTACACTCATTCTCATCCCATGGTCCGGGCTTGTCGTTATGCTGTAATTGTTGGTACCCCTTCTATCATTTTGATGGTGATCACCCTTATCATTATGTTCACTGTCGTGCATTAG